A segment of the Streptomyces sp. NBC_01235 genome:
TCCTGCTAATAATTCCGCCATCGAAACGCGCCCGACTCCCCAGGGACGCATCCACACCCCTCCTCCCCCCGCCGAACCTCAGTCGAGGTCCCGACGAACCGCACGAGAGGTCCCCCGTCACATGCGATCGACCAGATACGCCCTCATCGCCGGCGCCGCCGCCACAGCCCTGCTCGCCACCGCCTGTTCCGGAGCTGGAGCCGGTGGGTCTTCGGGCGGCAGCAAGAGCATCAATGTGCTGATGGTCGGCAACCCGCAGATGGAGGACATCGCGAAGCTGACCAAGAGCACGTTCACCAAGGACACCGGCATCAAGGTCAACTTCACGGTCCTTCCCGAGAACGAGCTGCGTGACAAGGTCACCCAGGACATCGCCACCCAGGCCGGCCAGTACGACGTCGCCACCATCGGCGCCTACGAGGTACCGATCTGGACCAAGAACGGCTGGCTGCACGAGCTGGGCTCCTACGCCGACAAGGACACCGGCTTCGACAAGGCCGACCTGCTCAAGCCGATGGTGCAGTCGCTGTCGGGCTCCGACGGCAAGCTCTACGCCCTGCCGTTCTACGGCGAGTCCTCGATGCTCATGTACAACAAGGACGTCATGGCGGCGAAGGGCGTCACGGTGCCCGAGCATCCGACCTGGCAGCAGATCGCCGACATCGCGGCCAGGGTCGACGGCGCCGAGCCCGGTATGAAGGGCATCTGCCTGCGCGGACTGGCCGGCTGGGGTGAGCTGGGGGCGCCGCTGACGAGTGTGGTCAACACCTTCGGCGGCACCTGGTTCACCAAGGACTGGAAGGCGCAGGTCAACAGCCCTGCGTTCAAGAAGGCCACGAACTTCTACGTGAACCTGGTCAGGCAGCATGGTGAGGCGGGCGCCCCGCAGGCCGGGTTCACCGAGTGCCTGAACGCGTTGAGCCAGAAGAAGGCCGCGATGTGGTACGACGCGACCAGCGCGGCCGGGTCGCTGGAGGACCCCGCCTCCAGCAAGATCGCCGGCCATGTCGGCTACGCCTACGCGCCGACCGTACAGACCAAGAGCAGCGGCTGGCTGTGGGCCTGGGCGTGGGCCATGCCCAAGACCACCAAGAACGCCGACGCGGCCTCGAAGTTCATGCTGTGGGCGTCCAGCAAGAAGTACGAGAACCTGGTCGGCGCCAAGCTGGGCTGGTCGCGTGTCCCGGCCGGCAAGCGGGCCAGCACCTACGCCATTCCCCAGTACCAGAAGGCCGCCGGATCGTTCGGTGACATCACGCTGAAGTCCATCGAGCAGGCCGACCCGGCCAACCCCGGCGTCCAGCCGAGGCCGACGGTGGGCATCCAGTACGTGGCGATCCCCGAGTTCCAGGACCTGGGCACCAAGGTCACCCAGGAGATCTCCGCCGCCATCGCCGGCAAGACATCCGTGGACAAGGCCCTCGACGACGGCCAGAAGCTCGCCGAGGACGTCGCCAAGAACTACCAGAAGTGACCTTCACCGCCCGGCCGGCCCCGTC
Coding sequences within it:
- a CDS encoding ABC transporter substrate-binding protein, whose protein sequence is MRSTRYALIAGAAATALLATACSGAGAGGSSGGSKSINVLMVGNPQMEDIAKLTKSTFTKDTGIKVNFTVLPENELRDKVTQDIATQAGQYDVATIGAYEVPIWTKNGWLHELGSYADKDTGFDKADLLKPMVQSLSGSDGKLYALPFYGESSMLMYNKDVMAAKGVTVPEHPTWQQIADIAARVDGAEPGMKGICLRGLAGWGELGAPLTSVVNTFGGTWFTKDWKAQVNSPAFKKATNFYVNLVRQHGEAGAPQAGFTECLNALSQKKAAMWYDATSAAGSLEDPASSKIAGHVGYAYAPTVQTKSSGWLWAWAWAMPKTTKNADAASKFMLWASSKKYENLVGAKLGWSRVPAGKRASTYAIPQYQKAAGSFGDITLKSIEQADPANPGVQPRPTVGIQYVAIPEFQDLGTKVTQEISAAIAGKTSVDKALDDGQKLAEDVAKNYQK